AGAGGTAAAGATCGGCGGCGTTACGCAGCGTCAACTGGCCTTTTTCCACTTCCACGAAGCTTGCCGGATCGTTTTTACGCCCGCCCACTTTAAACGGCGCGGCGGCGGAGAGCACCGGTAACTGCGCCAGATCCGGATCGCCCTGAATAAAGTGTTCCACGTAAGCTTTCTGCGCGTTGTTCACCACCTGCACGGTTGGATCGTCCTGCACCAGCGCCAGATAGCTGTACATCGGATCGGCGGATTTCCCGACCGGCTGGCTGACAAATTCGCGCGTGGCGTCGTGATCCGCTTTCAGCACTTTCACCAGCGCCGGATCTTCAGCGGCGAGCGATTTCTTCGCCTGGGTGTCGTAGATCGGGCGGGCTTCGGCTTTGCTTTGCGTCACTTTCCACTTGCCGCTGTCGTTATTCAGCACCAGATCGACTATCCCCAGATGATCGCCCCACATGCCCGGCATTACCGCCGGTACGCCGTTCAGCGTGCCTTTGGCGATATCCGCGCCTTTGATGGCGGCGAAATCTTTACCCGGGAACACCGCGTGCGCATGGCCGAAAAGAATGGCGTCCACGCCCGGCACCTTGCTTAAGTAGTAGACCGAGTTTTCCGCCATCGCTTTATATGGCTCGGCGGAAAGCCCCGAGTGCGCCACCACCACCACCAGATCGGCGCCTTCCGCGCGCATTTGCGGCACATATTTACGGGCGGTTTCGGTGATATCGTTGACGGTGACTTTGCCGCTGAGATTCGCCTTATCCCAGGTCATTATCTGCGGTGGCACAAACCCGATGTAGCCAATTTTCAGCGTATGCGGTTTGCCGTCTTTGTCCTTTACCTGGGTTTCTTTAATCAGGTACGGCGTAAAAAGCGGCTTTTGGGTTTTGGCATCGATGATGTTCGCGTTGACGTAGGGGAATGTCGCGCCAGCGAGCGCCTTATGCAGGTAATCGAGGCCGTAGTTGAATTCATGGTTGCCGAGGTTGCCGACGGCGTAATCCAGCGTGTTCAGCGCCTTGTAGACCGGATGCACATCGCCGTCTTTCAGGCCCTTCGCGGCCATGTAATCGCCCAGCGGACTGCCCTGAATGAGGTCGCCGTTATCCACCAGCACGCTGTTGGCGGCCTCCTGGCGTGCGGCTTTGATTAAGCTTGCGGTACGCACCAGACCGAATTTTTCAGTGGGCGCGTCTTTGTAATAGTCAAAGTCCATCATGTTACTGTGCAGGTCGGTGGTTTCCAGTATGCGCAGGTCCACCGTGGCGGCGTTCACGCTGGCGGCAACCAGCGTGGCTATCATCGTTGCACTAA
This sequence is a window from Cronobacter sakazakii. Protein-coding genes within it:
- a CDS encoding bifunctional 2',3'-cyclic-nucleotide 2'-phosphodiesterase/3'-nucleotidase, with protein sequence MIKFSATMIATLVAASVNAATVDLRILETTDLHSNMMDFDYYKDAPTEKFGLVRTASLIKAARQEAANSVLVDNGDLIQGSPLGDYMAAKGLKDGDVHPVYKALNTLDYAVGNLGNHEFNYGLDYLHKALAGATFPYVNANIIDAKTQKPLFTPYLIKETQVKDKDGKPHTLKIGYIGFVPPQIMTWDKANLSGKVTVNDITETARKYVPQMRAEGADLVVVVAHSGLSAEPYKAMAENSVYYLSKVPGVDAILFGHAHAVFPGKDFAAIKGADIAKGTLNGVPAVMPGMWGDHLGIVDLVLNNDSGKWKVTQSKAEARPIYDTQAKKSLAAEDPALVKVLKADHDATREFVSQPVGKSADPMYSYLALVQDDPTVQVVNNAQKAYVEHFIQGDPDLAQLPVLSAAAPFKVGGRKNDPASFVEVEKGQLTLRNAADLYLYPNTLVVVKATGAEVKAWLECSAGQFNQIDVNSTKPQSLLNWDGFRTYNFDVIDGVNYQIDVTQPARYDGECQTINPKAERIKNLTFNGKPIDPNATFLVATNNYRAYGGKFAGTGDSHIAFASPDENRAVLAAWIGAETKRAGEIHPAADNNWRLAPIAGNHKLDIRFETSPSDKAAAFIKEKAQYPMTSVGKDDIGFAVYQLDLSK